Genomic window (Oncorhynchus mykiss isolate Arlee chromosome 28, USDA_OmykA_1.1, whole genome shotgun sequence):
ACAGCTTACCATCAAGTGTCCACATGCTGTTCATACTCTTTTGACAATGAATCGAGCTGCACAGGTCACAGCTGCTCCGTGGAACAAGTGGTCGacggtgttgggggggggggggggggggggggggtgaggaagGCAGGCTGGGCAGTTACTACAATGGACAATGTGATAGTGACAGGCATGTTACCTGCAGGAACATCAGCACAGGTGGCAGAATTGGTGGCTTTGATAAATGCATGCAAACAGGCTGAAGGAAAAACAGCTAATATCTACATAGACTCAAGGTATGCTTTTGGTGTTACACATGATTTTGGAAGAATATGGAAAAACAGAGGATTCATGACATCGCTGGGAGCTCCTGTGAAGATTGGACCAGAGGCGATGGCTCTATTGATTGCGCTCCAGTTACCTGGACAAGTTGCGATTTTGAAAATGAAAACACATGGAGAAATCATAGACAGACAAGTAAAGGAGGCGTGGGGAATAACTCCCGAGGGGGGACATGACGTAGTGCCAGGACAGTGGGTGAtggtaaaaaaaacatgtaacaGACACATTAGGACCAAAGTCCAGGGAAAATCACGATGGATACATGTCACTCATTGCAAAGCGGAGCCTGGAGAATAGAGAACTGATTGATTAGCAATCGGGGGCCAATCTCCGGTGAAGAAGCATAGTAAGATGATCAGAATCTGATAAGCTTCTATGTTGTACACCGCAGTCATCATATTAGGGATATCTAGGTGAAATGTCCAACTTTTCCCTGAAAATCAGGACATGCTTACTGAGGGAAATCTATGTGAAAtatcaatttctcttgaaaccagGACATGTTACTTTAACTTTTTTGTTTCCTTCGTTACAGGTTATGAGAATCTATCATTTGAGGCTGCATCATTATCCCTTGACGCGAGGACTGTACCTGAAATGATACAATATCCCCGGTGAAGTGTTCATTAGAGAAGTCCTTATCAACCAGTGGAACGGAAGAATTCCTCACTACCGGCAGACTGTCAGAATATAatttctaatagttatctatgtgggactgataccagcgTGGAAGAGATGGTCATGATTAAAGGACTTGGTGAATGATTACCTTGCCAATAGGATGATTGAATATTATTGTCTTGCAGCCAATTTGTCTTTTGGGTGTTTCCTCCTAATACAGGATGAGGTAGGAATCGTAAGGGACAGCATCATTACACCTGTTAATACTTATTTTCTATGACTATGTTTGAAATCTGTTTCTTATTGCAACAGCAAATATAATATGCCCTTTGTGTTTTATAGAAATGCAAGGTGTTTAATGTGAATGATTTTATGCTTACTGCTGTTTTTATGTCACTATATTCTTTCATGTTTTCTATTGTTTCTTTTTAAAATGGTCTAGGGGGGAGTGTAAGAATATTTTAAGATAATAGACAACGCAGAGGACTAAAAGTACTAACGGTCAAGAGGGAATTAACAATCAATGGAAAGAAACCCAATGGGTTAGAGTCATGGGAGGAATTTGTCTAGGCATTAAGCCTGAAagaggatacttgttatttgtcCATGAgcccagttttattgcaaggaattaTAATTGGTCAACCATaggctagggttgggttataaaactaCATCCTGTCTCTTTCTTCTGTGGAGAGAATCattgaggacaggggagaatgaacatctacctctcagcataacatctatgatttgtcctctttgaataaacctattttttctccccctgatttggGGTCTGTAttattgaagagtaacatcaactgctaacactgGCTATCCAACAATAATAAAAAAGAATAACAATTGTGctctctggtttgcttaatataaggatttttTAAATATGTTAGCAATATcatttacatttgatacttaagtatatttaaaacaaatacttttagacttttactcaagaagtattctactgggtgactttcacttttactttttctattaaggtatctttacttttactcaagactgaaaatgttgtactttttccaccactgcagagccgcaccagaattaaaaacacatcttaactttttgtagttaataaatataatttgaaacgtgataactatagtatccctagctaacattgaaaaagttaatccattcttctctaattAAACATTTCTCTCCCTATCTTCTGAATGTCAGCAATCCTACTGTGGCCTTTGCCTTGGAGAGGGAGGGGCAGGTAGTCTACAcatgcacagtgcacacacactggaAAAGATTTTGAGCTCATAGGCAGACACTGGAAGAGGTTTTTGAGTGACAAAGTAAGGGCATTGAATATGTTTTTTATGTTTTTGTGGGAGTTGAAAGAAATGCCTGGCATGTAAAATAAccagaacagtatagatcacGTTTGATACCGGTTATTTTTCTGTTCCTCAAAACATTATTTTCCCGTTCAGGTTTTGGTCCCTGAACTGGTTCCAACCCCGGATGAACACACCCTCAAATAAAAGGGGACATTCTGTACTGTAAATGAAACATTTGATTTCTAATCCAAAATGCCAGAGTACAGAGCCAAATTGAAcatttagcttcactgtccaaataaatatgcAGGGGAGTGTATTTGTACATTTACCCTTTACCAAACACCCACCCTTAGAGGAAAACTAGTGTGTGAAATGAGCTAAAGAGAAGCTGCAGAAtgatcagaagagagagagagcggcagagtgGAATCTGAATGCCTTTAGGCAACCTCCCACACAACATCTaatttcaagtttcaagttttattagtcgtatgggATACGCATGGTATTCATCATCTAACTAAACTctgacttgcaggttccttctcaacaatacaacaacaatcAAAACAATACAAGAaaagaatatgaacataaagtgAATGGCAgtggaatagaataaacatttttgcataagtataatacagtcCAACATTTACATGTGTATTGGGGAAGGGGGGTATGGAATACATCTGAATCAGATTTTCCATGCCCTTCTACATCTGAATCGAAACCTCCAAGCCCTTCTAAGCTCCCTAAAAAGTGCACTATGAAGGGCCCTCCATATTGACGGTGGCCATGAAGCCCCTCTGGAACAGTCTCTCTGGGTTGGGCGGCTGGTTGTCACAGTCCAACTTCCTGCTGAGGAAGTGCATCCTGAAGCCCCGGGCGCCGGTGGGATGGGCTGGAGGGACTGGGGCCCTCACTGGGGTCCAACCCTGGAATAGAGACATACAGGCgcatgcatggacacacacacacacacacacacacacacacacacacacacacacacacacacacacacacacacacacacacacacacacacacacacacacacacacacacacacacacacagggcacaaCGGTAGTAGATGCCACCAGTTTCTCGTCATCAGACCAGAAGATTCAAACCTGCCAGCCCTTCAATTACTGACCCATTTTGCTAAGCTCAAGGTTCATTATTATAATGACATGTCGCTAGCTAGCCCATCATCATGGTATGTCATTGGCTAGTCTATGATAATGACATGTCGCTATGATAACAAAATGTTGCCACCTCTGGCCAGATATGTTACCTGGTGCTCGTAGCGGCAGGCTATTGTCAAGGCGACTGGGCTTTGTGGCGATGAAGAGGTAGCAGAGAACAAATACGGTGATGAGGAAGGCCAGTAGGACCACCGCTGCTATGGACAGACCTATCAGAGCCCCAACACtggggaggaagggaagggagagagagggaggggagtgggggatagagagagagtgattgtGAGACGGGAAatcaaagggagagagggaaaataggAAAATAAGAGTGAAAAGGAGTGAGAGCCAGGGAGAGAAAAAATCACTTTCTCTATACCTGACAATGGTACTGTTGGATTTCTATGAGATATTTGCCCCACAGCCACCTTACTCCACATTCATGACCCATATAATGAACagaccctatgggctctggttacaatagggtgccattttggatgcaggcTTATTCATATGTGAGCAGCAGCCTTCCTGTAAGGACCTATCCCATTATAAGAAAATATCCCATTATCCCAATGGAATGACTCATCTCATGAATAACAAACAGCCAGGGGCCACAATCATAGCATCACAGGTTGtgccctaaatggcaccctatctctgaaatagtgcagtacttttgaccagtacttttgaccagggctactTCAATAGAAGACACTTGAAAAACTTGAATTTCTATGGAGGTATGAATCAGACCAAAATGAAATGAAATAGAATGTTTAGATTGCTTATCAGAAATTGATAAGGTCATTCTCTCATGATAGATGATTCATATTATGATGAAATCTCAAAGCTCATTATTGGGGGAAATCAGTTTCCCATGATTTCAACTTTTTCAATTGATATTTTCACATTTCGTTTTAATTTAGGTATTTATCGCAAGGGTTTCATTCCAATGCCGTCCACGGATCAGAGCGGGATACAATAAGTAGCCTATGTATAGAGACCACCAAAAACTTCTGCAAACCCAAAAGTCCATTGAAATTTGAATATACTATACATCTGTTATCAGTAGCCTAAAAATAACTGTTGTTCTAGTGTAGTAgccttttcctgcagtcaatgaccatGGGTGGATCATTATTCATATTTTCATCATTTCACAATAAATCTTATTTAAAAATAATTAAACAGTTTTGCTATATTTCATGTAAACAacgtgtaatattgggatgcaaactcaaactGGTTAAGATTAATAATTAATATATGTCCCTGgcttagcccactgcagtaaaattatattattatgtgtgtgcaTTGGAGTGGAGTATAAACATGCTTTCTCATCTTGTAGTTTCTTGATATTGCCCCAAAAATATGTGCAAAAGACAACGGAATTCTTAATATCATATTTTACACTCATGTTGTAGTTTCTTGAGAATCCAAAAAGATAGGGGCAAAGCCCACCATCAGAGGCTTGTGAAGATCCCTTACATACCTGAGCCACCACATGTATCCATACTCGTAAGGGAAAAAGCTGTTGGGATCATCACAGCAATACTTGATATCGTTAAATCCGCAGCAGAATGCCGCGCGCGCATCGCCCCCCGCTTTAGGACAGGAAGAACCATTCACAAACACATTATCTGCGCTGTAGTAGCTCGTGCACTCTGCACTCATGCTGGTGGAAAATACACTCTCCGGGAGAAAAGACCGTGAGATAATTTCCTTAGATGTTAACGCAAGGGTTTCCTTCCAATGCCGTCCACATACGTGTCCCCTGCTCTGCTGAAAAGTGTAATGCATTTAGTTCGAGCATGCCAGTGAAATGGGATAAAACTTCGCATTTCATCCTGCCATATAGAATTCTAGAGtccccccaccccacaccacacctcctccatctttctctcaccATCACTTAAGAAAAAACGTAACAGAATACACAAACAATATTTCTGAGTGACCTCTATCTAATCCAGATCTTCCTTTGTTGTTAGACACGTGTAGACAACACTTCTGATTATTTAAGTTtcttaattgactgatttcattcaTTCGAAACGGAATAGAACGTAAGTGACTTATGAAACGTGACTGATGTTCGATCAACCGGAATAAAGTAATTGAAAAAATCTACCTTGGAAAAAACGCTGCTCTCCATTTCATTTGTAGATAAATTATTGCATTGAACATTTCTAAGAAGCACTAAATGCTCACTACCACAAATACGCAATTTGTATTGTCTTGTGCAACGTGCCTGTAGCAAAGTAACATAGCCTATATGACCTTTCCCAAAGAAAAAGTCAAAACCAACTTTCATCATTTGAATATTTTGTTAGTTTGCTATTCAAACAACTAAACTATTACACTAGCCTGTTGTTGAAGTCGAAAAATATTTTTATCCCCCAGTATAGTCAAATAATTGTATTGAGCAGTGTTCAGTCAGTGTATGCTTGTGGAAGACAACATTTTCAAACAAACCAACAACACTTTCTTTCGAAGATGAGATTGGATAGCTTGCTATGTGTGCGAGTTTCGATTTCCTGACCACATTTCATTTCACGGACTGCATATTTTTTTCTAACACACTGAACAACGTTTTTGCATTGGTTTGCTAGTTCCTCATTTAAAATAAACACTTGAACACAACACTGAATTAATAGTCCTAATGTGTTCAAAACTCTAAAAGTAGGAGAACAAACGTTGCTTTACAGATTTCCACCGGAGCTGTCCTCTGTagtactgtccatggtgctgatatgttgaaaataataatggcacTACACACAGTGCCTGCAGCTCACTTTGGGCTGGATATCATTTAGAAACAAACAAGAACCGATAATAAAGTAATAGAGGTTGTTTACAATGCCTTTCTCAAGACCAGTCTCCTTTGTGGAGCTGTCTGTCAGGCTGGACGACCACTACTGATGTGAAGATACTAGAAGGCCTACAGGTTTGATGAAAAGACCCAATACCGAGTTAAACCAGCATATTTTTTCCTGGCTGCTGCTCTGTGGCTGATTGTCATTTAGTCATTCATCACACCTCACTGACCAGCTGAGGTTAGCACCCTGCTTGATaggttgatttgatttgtcagTCAAGTGTATGTACACTGAGTAGACCAAACTTTAGGAACACCATCCTAATATGgagttcacctggtcagtttatgtaatggaaagagcaggtgtccttaatgttttgtttacTGAGTGTATGCCTCTGGTAGCTAGACCTCAGAACGCAATCAGATGAAAATCTCACAGGTCAAAATATTGGCCTCAATCTCTTGAGTAAAGTCTGACGACTAATCTAAAAGTAATATGTTCTGTCAGGGGAGGACTGGGACCATAAACCGGATGATTGTTGTCCTCAAGGGccccattattagccagataattGTCATTTTGCACAAAACCCCCAAGTTAGACAGGCCCACTAGGTTAAAATTGGCCTTTTCCAGATGGCCAGTCTGCCCTGCAGACTGCTGTGGGATGCAGCCTCTTTCTCATCAGAATTTCCTTTCTATTCATGTATAGATTTATGGTTGTGTATTGCATTTGTTGACCTGCAGACTGAAGAGTCAAGACCATTTTCAAGCAATCATTATCCATGGCCCTTTATGGTGATAGTTATTTACTCTGAGTAGTCTGTAACACATCATGTATTTCATGTACACTGTAGTTGTTTGAGACTTTCTTTCATGACTAATCCACTCTATTCGTTTAATTGAGTAAATTAACTCCTTGTTTTATAATGTAATTCTTTGATTGAATATACACTTATAATTGGGTAGGTCTATTGGTAGTTGTtacatacactacacacatagCATATGCTTTGGTCCCACCTTGACATCCCTGATCTGCTTGCCTCGATAAATTAATTCTAGAACATTAGTCGCCAGGATTACCTATTTGTATCTAGTCTCTTAATAATTGCAAAACAGTGCAAGTTAGACATGTTCATTGTAGTCATACCTAGTGCTGACGCAAGGCTCGCTACCTTGACTAGATCCTCTAGAGACACCCAGGGACTGTTAAATTTATTCACATAATATTGGAGATATTGATCAATGTTGTTTATTATTATATTCAACATCATTTCTACATAATGGTTGGATCATTTCCATCCAACtacaagaacagcccttagccatggaatacaaacagtgtagctattccaaGGCGAGGCAATCAAACGAGCAAAGCGTCAGTatggagacaaagtagagtcgcaattcaacggctcagactcgagatgtatgtggcagggtctacagacaatcacggacaaCAAAAGGAAAACCATCCACGTAGaggacaccaacgtcttgcttctggacaagctaaacaccttctttaggataacacagtgccaccggcGCGGCCCGCAACCAacgactgtgggctctccttctcagTGGACGATGTGAGCAaaacatttaagtgtgttaaccctcgcagggctgctggtccagcatccctagccgtgtcctcagagcattgcgcagaacagctggctggtgtgtttacggacatattcaatctctccctttcccagtctgcatgcttcaagatggccaccattgttcctgtacctaagaaagccaaggtaacttaactaaatgactattgccccatagcactcacttctatcatcatgaagtgctttgagagacttgtcAAGTATCATATCACTTCTACCTTACCTGTCATCCTAGactcacttcaatttgcttaccgccccaatagatccacagacgatacaattaccatcacactgcacactgccctatcccatctggacaagaagaatacctacgtaagaatactgttcattgactatagctcagcattcaacaccatagtaccctccaagctcatcattaagctcgaggccctgggtctgaatcctgccctctgcaactgggtcctggatatCCTGacaggcctcccccaggtggtgaatgtaggaaacaacacctccactttgctgaccctcaacactggggcaccacaagggtgcgtgctcagccttctcctgtactccctattcacccatgactgcgtggccaagcacgcctgcAAATCAATCagcaagtttgcagacgacacaattgtagtaggcttgattaccaacaatgacgagacagcttaCAGGGAGCAGGTGAGGGTTCTgtgagtgtggtgccaggaaaataacctttcactcaacgtcaacaaaacaaaggagaatctcgtggacttcaggaaacaacggagggagcaccccactatccacaacgacgggaccgcagtggagaaggtggaaagcttcaagttcctcagcgtacacatcactgacaaactgaaatggtctacccacacagaaagtgtggtgaagaaggtgcaacagtgcctcttcaacctcaggaggctgaagaaatttggcttggcacctaaaaccatcacaaactattacagatgcacaattgagagcattgttagacattacttgttagatattactgcactgtcatgagctagaaacacaagcatttcacttcaCCTGCAATTACATCTGCTAGACACGTGTATgagaccaatacaatttgatttcatttgataaGGTGCTGTGAaccagagcaggtggtcagtccagttcaagtgttcagcaatctgatggcttgtagatagacagtctctgagcctgttgatatcagacctcatgctccgataccGTCTGCCCAATGATAAGTGAGAGGACAGCTcatggctggggtgtgtggggtccttgatgatgctgcgtGCCTTGCGGTCATGGACGGATAAATTCCTGTACCAAGCCATGATGCCTCtggtcaggacgctctcgatggtgcagtggtagtatttggagaggacccggTGCGgcatgccaaatttcttcagccgccttaGGAAGTAGAGATGATGTTGCTTCCTTTTTTTAACCCTTTTTCGccacaatttcgtggtatccaattggtagttacagtcttgtctcatcgctgcaactcacgtacggacttgggagaggcgaaggtcgagagccgtgcatcctccgaaacacaacccaaccaagccgcactgcttcttgacagaaTGCCAACTTAACCCGGAAGTcaacgtgtcagaggaaacactgtacacttggcgactgtgtcagtgtgcactgtgcccagcccaccacagaaGTTGCTAGTgcaacatccctgccggccacaccctcccctaaccaggacgacgctgggccaattgtgcactgccccatGGGTCTTCTGGTCGCTGCCGGttcaacagagcctggactcgaccCAGAATCCCTAGTGGCACAGCAAGCAtcgcaatgcagtgccttagaccactgcgccactcaacAGGCAGCACTGTTGCACCCtttgacaagagtggtggtgttgttggtccatgacAAGTCCTCAGTTATGTGgatgcagaggaacttaaaacttgtgACTATCTCTACTAcagtcccattgatgtggatcgGGGCATG
Coding sequences:
- the LOC110508204 gene encoding protein shisa-like-2A gives rise to the protein MSAECTSYYSADNVFVNGSSCPKAGGDARAAFCCGFNDIKYCCDDPNSFFPYEYGYMWWLSVGALIGLSIAAVVLLAFLITVFVLCYLFIATKPSRLDNSLPLRAPGLDPSEGPSPSSPSHRRPGLQDALPQQEVGL